From the genome of Virgibacillus siamensis, one region includes:
- a CDS encoding HNH endonuclease: MKGEVYRSGESIYINKPKANKLAYTEYNEELFNILKSYTWTVKGEYLYSNKLKKYLHRYVMEFYYGKEAIDEANKKNFVVDHIDNNGFNCRVSNLCFIPNNLNKAKGLTFDKRRIEMKEDMTLTFYKDFSTGQF, encoded by the coding sequence ATGAAAGGTGAAGTTTATCGAAGTGGTGAATCTATTTATATAAATAAACCCAAAGCAAACAAACTAGCATACACTGAATACAATGAAGAATTATTCAATATTTTAAAGTCTTATACTTGGACGGTTAAAGGGGAATATCTCTATTCTAACAAGCTAAAGAAATACCTTCATAGATATGTGATGGAATTCTATTATGGCAAAGAAGCAATAGACGAAGCAAATAAAAAGAACTTTGTTGTTGACCATATAGACAATAACGGTTTCAATTGTCGAGTAAGTAATTTATGTTTTATCCCTAACAACTTGAATAAGGCTAAAGGATTAACTTTCGACAAAAGAAGAATCGAAATGAAAGAGGACATGACCTTAACTTTCTATAAAGACTTCAGTACGGGACAATTCTAG
- a CDS encoding tyrosine-type recombinase/integrase encodes MLVNTYLKYLESENKSHNTIRGHKATINDFLETVGSDIKALIPRDIAKYQKKLVDEGRTVGTINTHVKRLKVFFKWLEANGHMKEDITKQVKMKREVNTSVKWLSGEQTDLLLRSAYKEFLDRKRPKLREYTVITTLLYTGLRVEELTNLESKDVVLNKRFIRVRNGKDGLFREVPINDSLYKDLKAYKEGYTPKGSYLFDTNRSDKMTTRAVNHLLAKFNSVSDSKGKVTIEKLHAHMLRHTFAKSLVNKGVSIEEVAVLLGHMRNDGTPNTLMTARYVKSSQENLLDSVNKLDY; translated from the coding sequence ATGCTAGTAAATACATACCTGAAATACTTAGAATCGGAAAATAAAAGTCACAATACAATTAGAGGACATAAGGCAACGATTAACGACTTCCTAGAAACCGTAGGAAGCGATATAAAGGCTTTAATCCCTCGTGATATTGCAAAGTACCAAAAGAAATTAGTAGACGAAGGAAGAACCGTAGGAACGATTAACACGCATGTTAAACGCCTAAAGGTGTTCTTTAAATGGTTAGAAGCTAATGGACACATGAAGGAAGATATTACGAAGCAAGTTAAAATGAAACGCGAAGTTAATACGTCCGTGAAGTGGTTATCTGGTGAACAAACTGATTTACTTTTACGTTCGGCTTATAAAGAGTTCTTAGACCGTAAACGCCCGAAGTTAAGAGAATATACGGTAATAACTACGCTACTTTATACGGGCTTACGTGTTGAGGAATTAACGAACCTAGAATCTAAAGACGTTGTTTTAAATAAACGCTTTATAAGAGTTCGAAACGGTAAAGACGGTTTATTCCGCGAAGTTCCTATTAACGATAGTCTATACAAGGATTTAAAAGCATATAAAGAAGGATACACGCCGAAGGGAAGCTATTTATTTGATACAAACCGAAGCGACAAAATGACAACCCGTGCCGTTAATCATCTATTAGCAAAGTTCAACAGTGTATCTGATTCAAAAGGAAAGGTTACAATAGAAAAGCTACACGCCCACATGCTAAGACACACTTTCGCTAAGTCGCTAGTTAATAAAGGGGTTTCTATTGAAGAAGTCGCCGTCCTGCTTGGACACATGAGGAACGACGGAACGCCTAATACTTTAATGACTGCCCGTTATGTAAAATCATCACAAGAAAACCTATTAGATTCCGTTAACAAACTAGATTATTAG
- a CDS encoding GNAT family N-acetyltransferase has translation MMVSPKEFFQKDLRYIIRSAVEADGENLSDVRVQIDGETENMDREKGEAFIDEVSFKQLIKEDAESPHNLFLVCEVNGRIVGFSRCEGNHLKRLSHKVEFGVCVLKDFWGYGIGTNLLKETTKWADTKGIKKIILNVLETNGNAIKLYKKYGFEIEGILKNDKLLSDGNYYNTVVMGRFNG, from the coding sequence ATGATGGTCAGTCCAAAAGAGTTTTTTCAAAAAGATTTGAGATATATTATTAGGTCTGCGGTAGAAGCGGATGGAGAAAATCTATCTGATGTAAGGGTACAAATAGATGGTGAAACAGAAAATATGGATAGAGAAAAAGGTGAAGCGTTTATTGATGAAGTAAGTTTTAAACAGCTTATCAAAGAAGATGCAGAAAGTCCTCATAATCTTTTTTTGGTTTGTGAAGTGAATGGAAGAATTGTTGGTTTTTCAAGGTGTGAAGGGAACCATTTGAAAAGGTTGTCGCATAAAGTTGAGTTTGGTGTTTGTGTACTAAAGGATTTCTGGGGATATGGCATTGGAACAAACTTGTTAAAAGAAACAACTAAATGGGCTGATACAAAAGGAATCAAAAAGATTATATTGAATGTACTTGAAACGAATGGAAATGCAATAAAGCTTTATAAAAAATATGGATTTGAAATAGAAGGAATACTAAAGAATGACAAACTATTGTCGGATGGGAACTATTATAACACCGTAGTAATGGGAAGGTTTAACGGATAA
- a CDS encoding tyrosine-type recombinase/integrase → MARRKNNLNDRELSIVRKSDKSYAETFKEAIDLFVTDCDLRNLRPFTIRYYQNELQAFLNQLEEQGIDMKELKPYNVTEEHIQENVIRYMRIYKGTKIVSINTRLRGLRSFFNFLHKKKHIPKNPMENITLLKDRKHVIPTFSKEQLNMLFNQPDLTTFTGVRDYTIMMVFLETGIRVNELVGLSLADIQWEDSLLRIRNAKTYRERLVPIQSEMKKQLKKYISIRGVVESDALFVTIDGTPLLRRSVQQRIDIYGVKAKIKDVRCSPHTFRHTFAKLSVQQGANIFELQTILGHTSMEIVKTYVNLFGNDVRERHKDFSPLKVLKKRR, encoded by the coding sequence ATGGCAAGACGTAAGAACAACTTAAATGACCGTGAATTATCTATCGTCAGAAAAAGTGATAAGTCGTATGCAGAAACGTTTAAAGAAGCGATTGATTTATTTGTGACTGATTGCGATTTACGTAATTTAAGACCGTTTACTATCCGTTATTATCAAAACGAACTACAAGCGTTTCTAAACCAATTAGAAGAACAAGGGATAGATATGAAAGAGTTAAAGCCCTATAACGTTACGGAAGAACATATCCAAGAAAATGTTATCCGTTACATGCGTATTTACAAAGGTACTAAGATTGTTTCAATCAATACCCGTTTACGTGGGCTACGTTCGTTCTTTAATTTCCTTCACAAGAAGAAGCACATTCCTAAAAATCCAATGGAGAATATAACGTTATTGAAAGATAGAAAACATGTAATTCCTACGTTCTCAAAAGAACAATTAAATATGTTGTTTAATCAACCCGATTTAACGACGTTTACGGGAGTTCGTGACTATACAATAATGATGGTTTTCCTTGAAACTGGAATACGTGTGAATGAACTTGTAGGGCTATCACTAGCTGATATTCAATGGGAAGATAGTCTATTGAGGATAAGGAACGCTAAGACGTATAGAGAACGTCTAGTACCCATTCAAAGCGAAATGAAGAAGCAATTAAAGAAGTATATCTCCATTAGGGGAGTAGTCGAAAGTGACGCTTTATTTGTAACCATTGACGGAACACCTTTGTTAAGAAGGTCAGTACAACAACGAATCGACATATACGGGGTGAAAGCCAAAATAAAAGATGTTCGTTGTAGTCCTCATACATTCCGCCATACGTTCGCAAAACTAAGCGTTCAACAAGGGGCTAATATCTTCGAATTGCAGACCATTCTAGGACATACAAGCATGGAAATAGTTAAGACCTATGTAAACCTATTCGGAAATGATGTAAGGGAAAGACATAAGGATTTTTCGCCGTTAAAGGTATTAAAGAAACGGAGGTAA
- a CDS encoding NUDIX hydrolase, with the protein MRDRGSVVIVDNKKVGLIQRIRDGYTYYVFPGGGIEGDETPEEGAKREALEELGVEVKVNECIAKVEFSGTQYFYLSEIVEGTFGTGQGEEYTNEKRDRGTYLPMWIDIDKLSSIDVKPREVALKIQSLFN; encoded by the coding sequence ATGCGAGATAGAGGTTCGGTAGTAATAGTAGATAATAAAAAGGTTGGACTAATTCAAAGAATTAGAGATGGTTATACTTATTATGTTTTTCCTGGTGGAGGAATAGAGGGTGATGAAACACCAGAAGAAGGTGCAAAAAGAGAAGCCCTTGAAGAATTGGGAGTAGAAGTAAAGGTTAATGAGTGCATAGCAAAAGTTGAATTTAGTGGAACGCAATATTTTTACTTATCCGAAATTGTAGAAGGAACATTTGGAACTGGGCAAGGCGAAGAGTACACCAACGAAAAGAGAGATAGAGGAACATATTTGCCAATGTGGATAGATATAGATAAGTTATCGTCTATTGATGTTAAACCGAGAGAAGTCGCTTTAAAAATTCAATCATTATTCAATTAA